The following are encoded together in the Anoplopoma fimbria isolate UVic2021 breed Golden Eagle Sablefish chromosome 9, Afim_UVic_2022, whole genome shotgun sequence genome:
- the si:dkey-27h10.2 gene encoding uncharacterized protein si:dkey-27h10.2 isoform X2, with the protein MPLISLSFFFLGLVVTSVTADETSARNGSDNAPNESASTVNYSTVSPSTVSATIGVTSTTILTITGTMNNTEGTMSTLATTQEEGGSSQSVGTQSTSPTTSPKRTKPDPTKRTKPTTKTSSKNKKPTAMPNKLNANDSVGITILVIIILVVIGFGVACYIVRRRSRRYSVDFTSRPDGANIPLSTVEPELSVDAAPQNGLKTFESAETTKEPQEPEAKPEVQEEQKAEADKSVDDPSAESAAPAPSPDSSEDKPKEEVVEQSVDEKTDDEGAVSNKTSVESLKETNENNSNNADISQTRDMKMSSMFWDIPLNCPV; encoded by the exons ATGCCATTGAtcagtttgtccttttttttcctgg GTTTGGTTGTGACTTCTGTCACAGCAGATGAGACATCAGCAAGGAACGGTTCTGACAATGCTCCAAATGAATCTGCCAGTACTGTCAATTATTCCACTGTATCACCCTCCACTGTATCAGCCACCATCGGTGTCACCAGTACCACCATTCTCACTATCACTGGTACCATGAACAACACAGAGGGCACCATGTCAACCTTAGCAACAACGCAGGAAG AAGGGGGAAGCTCTCAAAGTGTCGGGACCCAAAGTACATCCCCAACCACCTCACCTAAAAGAACCAAACCTGATCCAACTAAAAGAACCAAACCTACCACCAAAACAAGCAGCAAGAACAAAA AACCCACTGCTATGCCGAATAAGTTGAATGCAAATGACAGCGTCG GCATTACCATCCTAGTTATAATCATCCTCGTAGTCATTGGATTTGGAGTTGCCTGCTACATCGTACGGAGGAGATCAAGG CGTTACTCTGTGGATTTCACCTCCAGACCCGATGGAGCCAACATCCCTCTCAGCACTGTGGAGCCTGAGCTGTCGGTTGATGCTGCACCTCAGAACG GTCTGAAAACCTTTGAAAGTGCAGAAACTACCAAAGAGCCACAGGAACCAGAGGCCAAACCTGAAGTACAGGAGGAGCAGAAAG CTGAGGCTGACAAATCTGTTGATGATCCCAGCGCTGAGTCTGCAGCTCCGGCTCCATCCCCAGACAGCTCTGAGGACAAACCCAAAGAGGAGGTCGTTGAGCAGAGTGTGGATGAGAAAACCGATGACGAAGGCGCTGTCTCCAACAAGACCTCTGTGGAGTCGCTGAAGGAGACGAATGAGAACAACAGCAACAATGCTGACATCAGTCAGACAAGAG ATATGAAGATGAGCAGCATGTTTTGGGACATTCCTCTCAATTGTCCGGTGTGA
- the si:dkey-27h10.2 gene encoding uncharacterized protein si:dkey-27h10.2 isoform X1: protein MPLISLSFFFLGLVVTSVTADETSARNGSDNAPNESASTVNYSTVSPSTVSATIGVTSTTILTITGTMNNTEGTMSTLATTQEEGGSSQSVGTQSTSPTTSPKRTKPDPTKRTKPTTKTSSKNKKPTAMPNKLNANDSVGITILVIIILVVIGFGVACYIVRRRSRQRYSVDFTSRPDGANIPLSTVEPELSVDAAPQNGLKTFESAETTKEPQEPEAKPEVQEEQKAEADKSVDDPSAESAAPAPSPDSSEDKPKEEVVEQSVDEKTDDEGAVSNKTSVESLKETNENNSNNADISQTRDMKMSSMFWDIPLNCPV from the exons ATGCCATTGAtcagtttgtccttttttttcctgg GTTTGGTTGTGACTTCTGTCACAGCAGATGAGACATCAGCAAGGAACGGTTCTGACAATGCTCCAAATGAATCTGCCAGTACTGTCAATTATTCCACTGTATCACCCTCCACTGTATCAGCCACCATCGGTGTCACCAGTACCACCATTCTCACTATCACTGGTACCATGAACAACACAGAGGGCACCATGTCAACCTTAGCAACAACGCAGGAAG AAGGGGGAAGCTCTCAAAGTGTCGGGACCCAAAGTACATCCCCAACCACCTCACCTAAAAGAACCAAACCTGATCCAACTAAAAGAACCAAACCTACCACCAAAACAAGCAGCAAGAACAAAA AACCCACTGCTATGCCGAATAAGTTGAATGCAAATGACAGCGTCG GCATTACCATCCTAGTTATAATCATCCTCGTAGTCATTGGATTTGGAGTTGCCTGCTACATCGTACGGAGGAGATCAAGG CAGCGTTACTCTGTGGATTTCACCTCCAGACCCGATGGAGCCAACATCCCTCTCAGCACTGTGGAGCCTGAGCTGTCGGTTGATGCTGCACCTCAGAACG GTCTGAAAACCTTTGAAAGTGCAGAAACTACCAAAGAGCCACAGGAACCAGAGGCCAAACCTGAAGTACAGGAGGAGCAGAAAG CTGAGGCTGACAAATCTGTTGATGATCCCAGCGCTGAGTCTGCAGCTCCGGCTCCATCCCCAGACAGCTCTGAGGACAAACCCAAAGAGGAGGTCGTTGAGCAGAGTGTGGATGAGAAAACCGATGACGAAGGCGCTGTCTCCAACAAGACCTCTGTGGAGTCGCTGAAGGAGACGAATGAGAACAACAGCAACAATGCTGACATCAGTCAGACAAGAG ATATGAAGATGAGCAGCATGTTTTGGGACATTCCTCTCAATTGTCCGGTGTGA